The following nucleotide sequence is from Streptomyces sp. NBC_00239.
GCGCCGGCTGCCGGTGACGGCGCTGCTGCCGCTGGCCGCGGTCACGGCCCTGATCGGCTGGTTCGTCCCGTTGCTCGGCATCAGCCTGGTCGTCTTCCTGATACTGGACGCGGCGCTCGGCGTGGTCGCGCGCCGCAGGACGGCCGCGTAACGGCGCCTCCGTCGGCCGGTGCCGCGGCGCGGCACCCCCGACGGCCGGTGGGCCCGCACTCCTCGTTCGGAGTGCGGGCCCACCGTCGTTCGGATGCCGGTACGGCCGTCTCGGGACGTGGTCTCGGCAGCGGGGAGGAGACAGGGACGGCGTGCTCAGGGCGCGTACTTGTAGCCGACCCGCCGAACCGTCTGGATCGCCCCGCGGTGCGCGGGCCCCAGCTTGCGCCGCAGCCGGGCGACGTGGACGTCCACCGTCCGGCCGTCGCCCACGTGGCCGTACCCCCAGACGGTGGTGACGAGCTGGTCCCGGCTGTGCACCCGGTGCGGGTGCGCGACCAGATGGGCGAGCAGCTCGAACTCCAGGTACGTCAGGTCGAGGACCTCGCCGTCGACCTCGGCGGTGCGCTGCGCGGGGTCGATCCGTACGAGCGCGTCCCCGCGGGTGCCGGCCGGGGCCGGGGCGGAGGTGTGTGCCGGGGCGTGGGCTGCGGGAGCCGCCGCCCGGGCCGCCGCGGCGGCCTGCGCGGCGAGCGCGACCGGCGGCTGCTGGTCGGCCGGTACGAGGACCAGGTAGCCGACCATCGGCGGCTGGCCCGGCAGCGCGGGCAGGGTGTGCGGCGGCGCCGGCAGCCAGGTCGCGCCCGGCGGCAGGAAGTCGGCCACGCGCGGCACCTGCACCTCGTCGCGGTCGACGGCGCGCAGGCGGTGGCGGTGGGAGGGGAACGTCAGGGGAGCGGTCGCAGCGGAGGTGGCAGCGGTGGAGAAGGTGCGGGTGTTCGCCATGAGTGGTCAGCTCTTTCACGCGGAGTCGTCGGCAGGAGACGTACGTCGGCCGCGCAGACCGAAGGCCTAGCAGGACTGTGGATGCCTGGAGGCGTTAGAGGGCCGGCG
It contains:
- a CDS encoding winged helix-turn-helix domain-containing protein, with amino-acid sequence MANTRTFSTAATSAATAPLTFPSHRHRLRAVDRDEVQVPRVADFLPPGATWLPAPPHTLPALPGQPPMVGYLVLVPADQQPPVALAAQAAAAARAAAPAAHAPAHTSAPAPAGTRGDALVRIDPAQRTAEVDGEVLDLTYLEFELLAHLVAHPHRVHSRDQLVTTVWGYGHVGDGRTVDVHVARLRRKLGPAHRGAIQTVRRVGYKYAP